A stretch of DNA from Electrophorus electricus isolate fEleEle1 chromosome 18, fEleEle1.pri, whole genome shotgun sequence:
TGACTTACTTCCATGATGAGGTAGACGCATCCAGAAATTTCCTGTTTAGAAAATTAAAGATGCAGAGTATTAGAGGACAGTACAATAACATGAACTGTGAACCATGACCTCTGCTCTCTACACACAGCATACAGGGTTGACATGTTTCTCTTTAAAGAGAATTAAGGgagacatttgaaaaaaaacagtgtgtgtgtgtgtgtgtgtggggggggtaatcTGGAGTGCTTTTATGCTAAATTCTTTGAGCCGGACTGCTCTTCTGACCTTGGTCAGTACAGCATGGGTCTGCCAGCCAAACTTTTACTGAAAGAGGGATCAGTACCTGTCACATGACTAACGTGAGAGCAGAATGAGAAAATGTGAGAAGGGAAATCTGGGGCACGATCCCTGTGGTATTTTGATCAAAGCGCATCACGGATATTTCTTGAAGGGTCCCATGTTTATGAGACCTGCCTGGAATCCCACCAGGACAGTCAGTGGTCCAGCCCTCCGACACGGGCTCCTAACACCGACCTCCAGCATTACCTTAGCTTTCTCTCAGTAGCCTGACGTATATACCATGTGGATTGACCTAactggaccccccccccccccccccgctccatTATAAACCACACAGCCAGTCCAGGGTCATCTCTGGATTCCCTAGCACAGCGCTGACATAATGGGCCTTTCAGCAGGGAAGCTCTTGATAATCTGAAGCCTCTGCTTCATACTGGTCAGCCAGTTACAGTGAGTCTCCTGCTGGCGCTTTCGGCTCTTGGGTTACATCCACTTAAAGTAAAACCATAAAACTGCTCCACTGACTCTGAATGATCTGAGCAGTCTCAACAACCacaacacataaaaaaaattaattcaaccGCATCCGAAGAAAGGGGCTCCACTATGGGAACTGGAACACACTGactgatgtaaaataaataaaacaccaccaccacaacaacaaaattgCCCACAGGATTCAAACAAGTCTCCATCAGAGACGCAGGCATTTGGCACCAGTGGAAGAAGGCAGGGCAAAGTTTCTGCTGACTAAGGCCCAGCGGGGTGGAACTTCTCCATTATTCCATGTGGGCCAGCCCAGCAGGCTGCCAGCTGATGCGcacagcagggggaggggcggaTCCCTCAcctggcccctcccctccaggAGGGGCCGTGGGCACCCGCTACCACACGGCAACAACCACCTTCCACCATGAGGCGTGAGCCTGCCGGAAGAGGAATTCTGCAGGGAGGCCTAGAAAATGGCGTCCCGGCGTCCCTTAAAGACGGATCACGCGCCGTGTAACGATCAAGTCCTCCGGGGCGTGCACAGCGAGGGACAGGACAGCCATTTctaaattatttgtgtgtgacgGCCATGAGAACAATGCAGAAGGTTGCTGTGGCGAGAGTGTTCTCTCCGCCCCGCTCTCGCAACAAAAACCAGGACACGGCCTCACATATAGCAAATAGCAATCAAGAGCTCGAAATTCAGGTGACCATTGTTAAGTCTGCACGCGACTCGGCAGTCCCGCAAGACATCTCACCGCCAGCCACCTGTGGCTGAACCAACGGCGTTACTGTCTGGATTTCCTATTCACAGCCTAGTTAACATCAAAGCCCTGTATGCAAATGACAGAAGGGCTGGCCTGCGGACCTTGTAGGTGGGAGAAGTCTCCAaagggtcactgggcttatttACCTACTTGGCCATTATATGTCTTACAAAAGACTATTGTAATTGACTGTATTCAAAAGGAGCTGAGCCATGGAAATGAGAAATATGCTAATTATTACTAGCCTACATACAAAGCGTCTAAATTGAGCTCCGTGTTGTGTAAAAAGCTTGCGTGAACATTCTGGCTTCTAGTGTAGATAATGTAGATACAACACCATACAAGTGACCAGTGACAGGTGGCTCTGAGTCATCAACTGACTAGCTGAGATGATATGGGCACTGCAATgatcctttacacacacacacacacacacacacacacacacacacacacacacacacacacacacacacacacagtcagtctgCTCAATGCTTTAAGGTACTTCTCCGGTTCCTTGTTCTACTTCCACGAGTCTGGCTGTGGCGTCATTTGGTGGAGCCATTTTTAACCAATCAACGACCGCGACTCCGCACAACATCAACACTCCGCCATGTGTGATTCACAGATCAACGTTCATAATCAAGCCTTCCTCAGAACAATCAGTTCTTCAAGTTCCTTATTAAAAACTTTAACGCTAAGCATTAAGCACTAACCTCTTGAACATCTTATCCGATCGTTTTTTGATCACAGTTGAACTATGATAGCGGACATACCTGAAAGTCCAGTAAAGTGACGATGTTCTCATGTTTCAGCTCCTAGCAGACAAAAAAAGGTAAATCATAATTGTAGTGAAAATTGTCCTACCGGACACTGCGGTGTACTTGTGTGACAGCATGGTCTCTGCACATACCTTTAATATATTGATTTCTTTCCCCAAGAGCGACTGCGACTTGGCCAGATTCTTCCTATTTATACACTTCACGGCCACTTCAACATCCCGTTTCTGCTCAGAGGAATACAAGCAGTTGCAtaagtaaaacaagaaaaagacgACACTATCAACAACAGTTGCAGCACAATAATCCCTCCTGTCCTGACTGCTGTACTTTTAGTTTATTCCCACTGATTAAGTCAGCTCCGATGAAGGGCGCATTACACCAGACATACCAGGTTTTGTTCAAGCCTTTTACCTCTTTGTGTTTTCCCTTGAACACCACCGCAAACGCGCCGTGTCCGATTAAATCCTTCCTGTTAAACTCGAATTTTCCGACGCTCTCCATCggtttaaaaaggtttaaaagacaaaaaagtgaAATCAACACGTCGAGGTCCTGCACCTGACGACTTTTCTGGCGCAGTAAAGTTGCCCTCCTGTCGTGCTTTCACCGGGCAGGCGTTCCCAGAAACTACCCTCCGCAGAAGTCATGATCGTTATTGCGTTACGCACCAGCAATCGGTGGCAGGACGGTGGGGGTACGTCCTCCTAGCCAAACACGCCATGGCAGGACGCTGGAAAACCCAAACCCGAGTGTGTTCAGCGCCCCACGCTCCGCGCCAAACCGGGTCTGCCTGCACCAAAGGCTTCGGATCTGCACGCCCAGCTTTGGAAAACTATGCGCCAGCGCCCGCTGAAACGACACTTCTGCACCGGTGGCGTTTTTACTCCCCGAACTGCCTGATCCGAACAAAGGTCCCGCGCCACCAACGCCACGGCTGGGACCGCGGGCGTGCGCACGCCTCGGGCACGCGCGCCAAGGTAACGTCGCTCCTCCTCTGCGCGCACCggccaaacacaccacatacttTATTAGACATTTATAATATATGAACAGCACGCCGACTTAAGTACAGCACGGATCATGTaaagcagacaaacaaacaaacaaaaaaactaggTATATAATCAAACACGATCAAATCGtaaattgtcattttattctaaataaatatataaagagtATAAAGCGGTGTCTACAGAGGCCACTCAGAGTCCTCTGATAAGACGTTCTTGTCACGCTTTTATCCCAAACGTGCAGAAGAATCAGCCGATAAGAGATAACGACAGGAGGTAAAAGCGAGTGAAAAGCGAGTTGTGAAAAGCGAGTTGTGTTTGAAAAGCACATGAAAGCGAGTTGTGTTTGCGCTCCGTTTCACTGCCAGGCGAGTTTGGTGAGCTTTTGCTAATGAAAACCTCCCAAACGTGTTTTGTTTGCGTGAACGGAGAATTTAAGACATCCCGGTTTATAGCGATTTATCAGTGTAGCAACTCATCTgtacatcagaaaaaaacaggcCTGAAGTTCAATCTACTTTTATTTCCCATTTGCAACGTATATACAAGGTTTAAAGGCTTAAAGTCAATAGTCATATTACAGTTATGCACCTAGTTGCTATATGCTGCATCGGTCTGGGGGGCACGCTTTCAGGTTGCTTAAGTAGTTCAACTAGACATTTGCTGGGTTCATAAAACCAGTCTAACACATTAACATAAAGTGAAAGCTGAATTCAGTTTTGCTTGTATTCGCTCTTTAACATAGTTGCTTCGCCAGGTCCGTACTTGGAATGTCAAAAGTGCACGCCACGTGCACGCGCGCTTTAGGGCACGCGACGTAAGATGGCCGTAGTTTAGtctaaaaatatattcagaataATGAATGATAAGCCTCTCACGGACCGGTATGCAAGAGTATGTTATGTTTAAATACAATGTTACGCGCGTGTGTACAAATCTATAGTTACCTTAAAACTACAGAAGGTGAAATACGCTGTGATCAagaaaattatgcaaataaatgacatttactTTACAATCCGCAAGTTCTGTGTTTGTACatcacattttaattacacGTTAGCCTACTTTAAACAACGTTTGTTtacatcattttgtttttcttgttatttATTCCACATGAATTATTGGCTGCAGCAGGGTGGTGTCTTCAGGACAGAGGAGCTGTGCGACGTCTTCAGGACAGAGGAGCTGTGCGACGTCTTCAGGACAGAGGGGCCGTACGGCGTCTTCAGGACAGAGGGGCTGTGCGACGTCTTCAGGACAGGGGAGCTGTGCGGCGTCTTCAGGACAGGGGAGCTGTGCGGCGTCTTCAGGACAGAGGGGCTGTGCGACGTCTTCAGGACAGAGGAGCTGTGCGGCGTCTTCAGGACAGAGGAGCTGTGGTCTGGTTCTGCCCTGCCAGCACTCTGCAGCCTTGGTGCAGGAGCTGAGGTGACGAGCACAGCAGAGCAAGTTGGTGGCAATGGTCagagatcagagaaaaaaatgactgGATCAGGAGGAAACGCTGCCATTACAGAGCAGGTTAAATGCCAGAGGAGGGGCACAAATCTGAATAAAGCATCATCCCAAATGTTACTCCAGCAACAAGGCTGAAACTGCTGTGGTTCACCTCATGTCTCTCTTCTCATGTGGTTGCATCACTGTTATAGGTTTTGGTATCACTTTACGCCATTTAGCTGACTTACAGTTCTAACTGAACACAACAGAGGATTAAGTGTCTTGCTCGGGGGCCcaccagtggcaacttggcatcggtggggcttgaactggcaaccttctgattaatagTCAAGAGTttaccactgaactaccacagCATTGCTTTACATGAGACCAGTACACTCCACTCATGACAAAAGTGAAAGACACACTGTAATTTACAAATATTcaattacactgtaatttacaaatattaattacactgtaatttacaaatattaaattacactgtaatttacaaatattaaattacCCCTGTCAGTTATCTAGCCTGAGGAGAGACAGAACGTATACAGAATACTGGTAGGTGTGTACTGCCATCTAAAGTCTGGCTGCTGTCTAACATCTGTGCTGGGCTGCAGAATAGGGGTAGGTGTGTGTTACAATCTTCCCCATTAATTTTCTTCTGAACATTAAAACGTTGGATCCTGTAGGACACAGGAATGCTACCTTATCAATGTAAGAGTTCCCAGATGCAACGATCCCAGAGAGTGAAAAACGTATGTCACTGTAACAGTGCCAGGGGAATCAGTAACCTATTAACACTGTCTGCTTCGtccagtgacacacacacacacacacacacatattttggCGGATCTTGTCATAGATTTCCAGTATCACCAGTATCACACACAATCTAATTGTCTTACTTATTTGGCTCTAGGttattctttccctctcttaccagtttaaaaaaatcagagtCCCAGTACTGCTATACATCGAgctttatttttgttcactttAATGGAAGAGTGTAAGTCTCACTTTCTTTGTCAggattaaacacagacaaacaaataaacaaccatAAACCAAAACTCTATTTCTATGACAGACAGTACAGTAAGAAAAAGAACCGAGGCTTCGGAGAAGGCACCTGACTCACGTGGTTGGTCTTCCAAACAGCTCTGACGTCTGTACACAGAcaaaactcaaaacacacagagctcccTCCCCATCATCACTACTGTCGTCGTGTTCTCCTCCCTGCGTGCCTTACGTCTCAGCGTGACGAGTCTGAGGTCCGCGTGTGTGCGCTCCCTGCAGACGTGGAGCGTGGCCTTCATACCGCATCCCTGTTTCCTTCAACCCGGCCACGCGCGTGTCCGTCAGCAGAGGCGGATCACGTGACGGCGAGCAGACATATCGTCTGTCTGTTAGGAGTGAGGAGTGATGCGATGGCACACTTCACACCTTACATCTACACTAAACATAAAGGCCGCACATGAAATGGTGCGAAACACTGAATGTCCCTTTTAGGAGAATTCTCCAGAgtaaaataagcaaacaaatacaacaaaaacaacaaccaaaaaacaaagcaaaatacaaTGTTACATAATTTAACACCTTAAATAACTATGGTACAAGGCAGCTGTTCGAGTGTAATAACTGAATGTAGATGAAGAACTTTGACTTCCATTGGAAACCCCCCCATTCCAGTTCCATTCTGGCTCGGAAGCTGGACTTTTTTCCTGAAAAAAGTGCCGCGGAGCATCTGCGCCGTTACTAGCTAGCCTTCGGACAGATCTGAGACGGCTACGTGGCGACCCACCCGCCGCGTTTTTTTAACGTGTCACGCTGTCATCTTAGCGGAGCTCTACAGATGTAGCAAGCTCTTAGAGGGTGAATTCCGACCTCGTGACCCGAGCCTGGATACTAAGCCTGTCACATTTCACAGGTCCTCAGTGTGACATTCCCTCAGCTGGGAGCTGTTTTCCCACCAGCATTTGGCCAGAGTATTAAGTAGGTACTGACCTAACGATTCAGAATGTACTGAATTGCAATGGGAATCATTTTACTGACGATGACAAATGCGTACACAAGCAGAGGGTAGAAAGAGCCCTAGAGGTGGACACCAAGCCTGAACATACACTTGGTTTACTTTACTGGGAATAACAGAGCGTCCGCATGGGAAAACGAGGCTCAAATGATTTGGGAAGCTACTGACTACTGACCACTGACTTCTGATTGCCGAGCACTGACTGTGAGAGTGATTTGCCAGAGCAGAAGTGTTCCATTCAGAATGAGCGGTGAAGCATGTCTTAATGACAAAGATCCACTCCTCACTTTCACTATTTCAACTATCGTTTTCATTTCAATGAAATTCAATGGAAATATGGGATGTACTGATATCCTGATATATCGAGTTTCTCATGGTGGTGTCAGCATCCAGCATCAACCTGGACAACCATTTAAAAGACTCATACACAGTCACAGTAAATCAATGAATGAGTGATTTCACATATTACTGTTCAACAACATCGTGACGCCATGATGACTGATCGGAGAGCCTgtccagtgttcagtgtttggaCCTGTTCAGTGACAGCTGGTGTCCGAGCGTCCTCCTCTgtatagagttagggttagggtcttaACTCATAGCTGGGAACCTTATAGATTTGAAGTATGTTAAAATGTGACTTGCACAAGTCTGGATTCTCCACGAGGCTGAACATTTGATGAGCTTCATTGCAAAAGCTGCATTAAGACCATTTATGGTGTGGGACATTTCTGGAGGACGAGAACATCATAAGAGTGAGGGAAAAAACGGACCCAGCGAGTTCCACAATTACATAAACCATTTTTCTCTACGAGCACATGGGAGGAGACacactgggctgtgtgtgtggtgtcaggtGCTGTGTCACTGGGTCCACTGCAGCGGGTATATGCTCACACGACACTGAGAGTGAACTGCTAGAAGGTCTATATGTCACACAGGCCTGATGGAAACAGCTAAAAGGTCTATATGTCACACATGTCTGATGGAAACTGGTAGAAGGTCTATATGTCACCCAGGTCTGATGGAAACTGCTAGAAGGTCTATGTCACACAGGCCTGATAGAAACATCTAGAAGTTCTTATTGTCACACAGGCCTGATGGAAACAGCTAGAAGGTCTATATATCACACAGGTCTGATGGAAACTGGTAGAAGGTCTATATGTCACCCAGGTCTGATGGAAACTGCTAGAAGGTCTATATGTCACAAAGGCCTGATGGAAAATATTAGAAGTTCTATATGTCACACAGGCCTGATGGAAACAGCTAAAAGGTCTATATGTCACACATGTCTGATGGAAACTGCTAGAAGGTCTATATGTCACCCAGACCTGATGGAAACTGCTAGAAGGTCTATGTCACACAGGCCTGATAGAAACATCTAGAAGTTCTTATTGTCACACAGGCCTGATGGAAACAGCTAGAAGGTCTATATATCACACAGGTCTGATGGAAACTGGTAGAAGGTCTATATGTCACCCAGGTCTGATGGAAACTGCTAGAAGGTCTATATGTCACAAAGGCCTGATGGAAAATATTAGAAGTTCTATATGTCACACAGGCCTGATGGAAACAGCTAAAAGGTCTATATGTCACACATGTCTGATGGAAACTGGTAGAAGGTCTATGTCACACAGGCCTAATAGAAACATCTAGAAGTTCTTATTGTCACACAGGCCTGATGGAAACAGCTAGAAGGTCTATATGTCACACAGGTCTGATGGAAACTGGTAGAAGGTCTATATGTCACCCAGGTCTGATGGAAACTGCTAGAAGGTCTATATGTCACAAAGGCCTGATGGAAAATATTAGAAGTTCTATATGTCACACACGCCTGATGGAAACTGCTAGAAGGTCTATATGTCACACAGGCCTGATGGAAACTGCTAGAAGGTCTATATGTCACACAGGCCTGATGGAACCTTCTAGAAGGTCTATATGTCACACACGCCTGATGGAAAATATTAGAAGGTCTATATGTCACACAGGCCTGATGGAAAATATTAGAAGGTCTATATGTCACACAGGCGTGATGGAAACTGGTAGAAGGTCTATATGTCATCCAGGTCTGTTGGATACTGATAGAAGGTCTATATGTCACACAGGCCTGATGAAAATAGCTAGCAGGTCTATATGTCACACAGGCCTGATGGAAAATATTAGAAGGTCTATATGTCACACAGGCCTGATGGAAAATATAAGAAGGTCTATATGTCACACAGGCCTGATGGAAACAGCTAGAAGGTCTATATGTCACACAGGCCTGACGGAAACAGCTATAATGTCTATATGTCACACAGGCCTAATGTTTTGGTGGTTCATTGGatcagagcaggagagagtgcTGTAATAGGCTCTCTGTTGGAGAGTTCGCTTCCCCAGCAAATATCTTGCATCACAGTTTAGTATCAAGTAGTAGACAACAGTGGAATACAACAGTTACTAGAATTACTAGAATACTAGAAGGagaacattttgtattttaacagAGCACACTCATCCAACACGAATCTTGTGTTTTCATCTGTAACGTATTACTGATCTAAACCCTGTTAATGTTTGAGGAGTGAGGTGGGAGGGACATCAGAGTCGAGTACAACACAGCTACCAGCACAGCTACCAGCACAGCTACCAACACAACTACCAACACAGCTACCAACACAGCTACCAGCTGGCAGAACCAGCAGATTCTCTCAGGTCCCGGGAGAAGTTCTCCAAACCTTGGGGCCACATGAGGAAAGAACTGTGGCCAAAACAGCCAGTGTGTCTGAGCGAAAACGCTATTTCTGCTGTCCGTGCCAAGTCCTGTTGCTGAGCTGCCATTGGCCGTCCGCTGTGCCGCTCAACTCTTAGACTGCCGACAGGTCGATGCGATTGGCTGAGTTGGTGCTCTTGTCCCACGTGTTCATCTTGGTGGGGCTCCCTCCCACTTTGTTACCGTTCATCTGTCAGAGATAGAAGAAAGGGGGCACTGAGCGGTCGGGCATGTCTGTCACACCCTGCCTGACCCTTACAGGGCGGCCAACGGCAGAACACAGCAGACGGGCACAAAGCACAACAGAGGGCGTCGGTGACTGTGCAGATGGGCGGACGGTGGCCGAgcctttcccagcatgcactcaCGATGTCTGAGTTGAAGGGCTTGACGTTGATGTTGCGGATGGAGCTGCTGGTTAGGGACCACACTTTGGTCTTGTGCTTGAAGGCGGCTCTCACCTGGGCAGAGGAAATGTGTCCTGAGCATTCATGGTGTCAACACATCTACTCCATCTCCGAGAATTCAGGGGGAATACAGCGGGGGATACAGTGGGAATACAGTGGGAATACAGGGGAACTACAGTGGGAATAAATGGGGAATACAGTGGGAATACAGGAGGAATACATGAGGAATGCAGGGGGTATACAGTGGGAATACACTGAGAATACATGGGGAATACAGTAGCAATACAGTGGAAATACATGGGGAATATGGTGGGAATACATGAGGAATACAGGTGAAAAACATTGGAAATACATGGGAATACATGGGGAATATGGGGGAAATACAGTGGAAATACATGGGGAATACAGGGGGAATACAGTGGGAATACAGTAGGAATACAAGGGAAATACAGGAGGAATACATTGGGAATACAGGGGGAATACAGTGAGAATACGGGGGAATACAGTGGCAATACAGGGGGAATACAGTGGGAATACAGGAGGAATACATGGGGAATACAATATGCATACAATGGGAATACAGTGAGTTTACTTATGTGTGTTGCAGTGCTTATTGGCTTAAAATATGACTAATCATAGCAAACATCTTATGGTGTATGAGCAAGACTGTCATCACTTGACTTTGTTGAAAGGAAGTCTGGggaaaacatacaaataacTGACACTGACAGAATGTAACCGTTcataacatttaatataaagAGAGTCATTTACAAATTTGCAACAATTACAGTGTTGCAAATTTCCATTTGTGAGCTCACACTGAAACTATATTGCAAATTTCACCATTGTAGATCAGTATGAGTGCAGTTTTTCCCAAATCTAAAAGCTATATTGTTATTCTTCTTAATTTCAAATTGGGTCATTTGGCTCCTGCAgtaatgtaaattattaattatattgaAAGAGCACCAGACTGAAAAAGTCTAAATTATATGCATTGTCAAATATTCCCCACGTGGTGGCAGTGTTGCTCACTGCCAAAACACTTGACTAAGTCTAAAATGTGCCCGCGGCCCTTACACCTGCCTTATCCTCAAGCTATTGGAGCAGCCATGactctcgcacgcacgcacgcacacgcgcacagacacacacacacacacacacacacacacacacacacacacacacacatacacgcacacagacacacacacacacacacacacacacacacacacacacacacagacacacacacacacacacacacacacacacacacacacacacacacacatacacacacacacacacacacacacacacatacacacacacatacatgcacacagacacacacacacacacacacacagacacacacacacacacacacacacacacacacacacacacacacatacacgcacacagacacacacacacacacacacacacacacacacacatacacacacacacacacacacacacatacacgcacacagacacacacacacacacacacacacacacagacacacacacacacacacacacacatacacacacacacacacacacacacacatacacacacacatacatgcacacagacacacacacacacacacacacacacagacacacacacacacacacacacagacacacacacatacacacacacacacacacagacacacacatacacacacacacacacacacacacacacacacacacacacatacacgcacacagacacacacacacacacacacacacacacacacacacacacacagacacacacacacacacacacacacacacacatacatgcacacatacatgcacacacacacacacacacacacacacacatacacacacacacacacacacacacacacacacacacacacatacatgcacacagacacacacacacacacacacacccacacacacatacacacactgccataTTCTCACCTCCGAGTTCAGCAGACAGTGGAACAGGAAGATGAAGAAGCCCTGTGAGAACAGAAGGGAAGAAGAACTGACAAGACATCtcgtcaccccccccccccaacacacacacacacaacaccacacacacacacacacacacacacaacactcccACAGATGCTTCCATCCGTATAAATGGGAaacccagtttttttttttttttatgagatgTTAATTCCCATTACTGGCTGGACTTTGAGGGCGTGGGGTTGATTATGGAGACCTTTATGTAATGAGCAAGTGAGTCACaaagacactctctctctctctctcactgttttgCTTGagagtaggagtaatgtgggaGGAATTATAGTAATGGTGTGAAAGTGAGTTCTGACCTGCAGGGAGTTGAAGGCTGCAAACAGGTACTGGAAGAGCAGAGAGTGATCATTCACCGCCACAACACCAAAGATCCAGGAGATCCCCAGAATAGGCAGGAGCACGGCCACGGCTTTAGCAGtaagcctacacacacacacgcatgcacacacataagcacacatacacacacacacacacacacacgtacacacgcacacacacacacacgcatgcacacacatgacca
This window harbors:
- the LOC113584872 gene encoding uncharacterized protein LOC113584872 isoform X2, with translation MAGRWKTQTRVCSAPHAPRQTGSACTKGFGSARPALENYAPAPAETTLLHRWRFYSPNCLIRTKVPRHQRHGWDRGRAHASGTRAKGGVFRTEELCDVFRTEELCDVFRTEGPYGVFRTEGLCDVFRTGELCGVFRTGELCGVFRTEGLCDVFRTEELCGVFRTEELWSGSALPALCSLGAGAEVTSTAEQVGGNGQRSEKKMTGSGGNAAITEQVKCQRRGTNLNKASSQMLLQQQG
- the LOC113584872 gene encoding uncharacterized protein LOC113584872 isoform X1, with translation MAGRWKTQTRVCSAPHAPRQTGSACTKGFGSARPALENYAPAPAETTLLHRWRFYSPNCLIRTKVPRHQRHGWDRGRAHASGTRAKQGGVFRTEELCDVFRTEELCDVFRTEGPYGVFRTEGLCDVFRTGELCGVFRTGELCGVFRTEGLCDVFRTEELCGVFRTEELWSGSALPALCSLGAGAEVTSTAEQVGGNGQRSEKKMTGSGGNAAITEQVKCQRRGTNLNKASSQMLLQQQG